The following proteins are co-located in the Longimicrobium terrae genome:
- a CDS encoding VOC family protein — protein MPVSPVPAGYHTVTPYLIVAGVPALFAYLAEAFGAREVRRTAAPGGGVLNIEARIGDSMVMLVEARSAHDARPASLYVYVPDVDVVHARAVAAGGTSLMEPEDMFYGERSAGVADPAGNHWWISARTEDLSSDELAARAAAHQAESSA, from the coding sequence ATGCCTGTATCGCCCGTTCCGGCCGGGTATCATACCGTCACGCCCTATCTGATCGTCGCCGGCGTGCCCGCGCTGTTCGCGTATCTGGCGGAGGCGTTCGGCGCGCGGGAGGTGCGGCGGACGGCGGCGCCCGGCGGCGGCGTGCTGAACATCGAGGCGCGCATCGGCGACTCCATGGTGATGCTGGTGGAGGCGCGCTCGGCGCACGACGCGCGGCCGGCGTCGCTCTACGTGTACGTGCCCGATGTGGATGTGGTGCATGCACGCGCGGTGGCGGCTGGCGGCACGTCGCTGATGGAGCCGGAGGACATGTTCTACGGCGAGCGCAGCGCCGGGGTCGCCGATCCCGCGGGCAACCACTGGTGGATCAGCGCCCGCACCGAAGACCTGTCCAGCGACGAACTCGCCGCCCGCGCCGCGGCGCACCAGGCCGAATCCTCTGCGTAG
- the mutS gene encoding DNA mismatch repair protein MutS: MASEDTPLMQQWREVKARHPDALVFFRVGDFYELFNEDAVEGSRLLDLTLTSRNNGGSKAPLAGIPAHALENYLRKLVGFGKRVAICDQVEDPALAKGLVRRAVTEMVTPGAVFSDALLESRRNNYLAAIAGDAAGESEVGLALADLTTGELTVRRVPWEELTDVLGAWQPAEVLLPRTWELFPLPGAGTATLTYRGDWLFDPRGAAEELCRHFRVANLAGYGFETGDQWLAAACGALVGYLAEVQPAGFAGLRPPTVERAGGAMVLDEMTRRNLELVETLRGAGTDGTLLKVLDEACTPMGGRLLRRWLLAPLLKPDHIAARLDAVDEFFQGDGMRRAVRDALGGVRDLERLAIKVGAGRATPREMLALATSLDRLPLLIDALGNAKSSLLSILRDGLEPLDDVREAIERAVDPETPVSIADGGVIRQGHNADLDELRSIRDGAVDWIARLQATEREATGITTLKIGFNRVFGYYFEVTRLQADRVPAHYHRKQTLANAERYYTPELKEWEEKVLGAEERIGSLEQRLFAELREAAAREVPRIQRVADHVAVVDVLAGLAEVACIRDFVRPVVDGGFALEIRGGRHPVVETMMPREEFIPNDVKLDEDARVMILTGPNMAGKSTVLRQVGLIALLAQVGSFVPARAAHVGVVDRIFTRVGASDNLVRGQSTFMVEMNETAAILHGATPRSLVLLDEIGRGTSTWDGLSVATATTEHLHDQVGAKTIFATHYHELTRLSDTLDGVTNFSVAVREVGEDIVFLRRLVPGGADRSYGVEVARLAGMPETVVARARQILQELEEQSAAAAGNAPDPAQQLGLFDGGGLPHPAVDRLRQVNPDALTPIQALVLLADLVKAARN, from the coding sequence ATGGCGTCCGAAGACACCCCGCTGATGCAGCAGTGGCGCGAGGTAAAGGCGCGCCACCCGGACGCGCTCGTGTTCTTTCGCGTCGGCGACTTCTACGAGCTCTTCAACGAAGACGCCGTCGAGGGCTCGCGCCTGCTGGACCTTACGCTCACCTCGCGCAACAACGGCGGCAGCAAGGCCCCGCTGGCGGGAATCCCCGCGCACGCGCTGGAAAACTACCTGCGCAAGCTGGTGGGTTTCGGCAAGCGCGTGGCCATCTGCGACCAGGTGGAGGACCCCGCGCTGGCCAAGGGGCTCGTGCGCCGCGCGGTCACGGAGATGGTGACGCCGGGCGCGGTGTTCAGCGACGCGCTGCTGGAGTCGCGCCGCAACAACTACCTGGCCGCCATCGCCGGCGACGCGGCGGGCGAAAGCGAAGTGGGCCTCGCCCTCGCCGACCTCACCACGGGCGAACTCACCGTGCGACGCGTCCCGTGGGAGGAGCTGACGGACGTGCTGGGCGCATGGCAGCCCGCGGAAGTCCTTCTCCCCCGCACGTGGGAGCTGTTTCCGCTCCCCGGCGCGGGCACGGCGACGCTCACCTATCGCGGCGACTGGCTCTTTGACCCGCGCGGCGCGGCGGAGGAGCTGTGCCGCCACTTTCGCGTCGCCAACCTGGCGGGATACGGGTTCGAGACGGGCGACCAGTGGCTGGCCGCGGCGTGCGGCGCCCTCGTGGGCTACCTGGCGGAGGTGCAGCCGGCCGGCTTCGCGGGGCTGCGGCCGCCCACCGTGGAGCGCGCCGGCGGGGCGATGGTGCTGGACGAGATGACGCGCCGCAACCTGGAGCTGGTGGAGACGCTGCGCGGCGCGGGGACGGACGGCACGCTGCTCAAGGTGCTGGACGAGGCGTGCACGCCCATGGGCGGGCGTCTGCTGCGCCGCTGGCTTCTGGCGCCGCTGCTGAAGCCGGACCACATCGCCGCCCGGCTGGACGCGGTGGACGAGTTCTTTCAGGGCGACGGCATGCGGCGCGCCGTGCGCGACGCGCTGGGCGGCGTGCGCGACCTGGAGCGGCTGGCCATCAAGGTAGGCGCGGGGCGGGCCACGCCGCGCGAGATGCTGGCGCTGGCCACCTCGCTGGACCGCCTGCCGCTGCTGATCGACGCGCTGGGAAACGCGAAGTCGTCGCTGCTCTCCATCCTGCGCGACGGGCTGGAGCCGCTGGACGACGTGCGGGAGGCCATCGAGCGCGCCGTCGATCCGGAAACGCCGGTGTCCATCGCGGACGGTGGCGTCATCCGGCAGGGGCACAACGCGGACCTGGATGAACTGCGCTCCATCCGCGACGGCGCGGTGGACTGGATCGCGCGGCTTCAGGCCACCGAGCGCGAGGCGACGGGCATCACCACGCTCAAAATCGGCTTCAACCGCGTCTTCGGATACTATTTCGAGGTCACGCGCCTGCAGGCAGACCGCGTTCCGGCGCACTACCATCGCAAGCAGACGCTGGCCAACGCCGAGCGCTACTACACGCCGGAACTCAAGGAGTGGGAAGAAAAGGTTCTGGGCGCGGAGGAGCGCATCGGGTCGCTGGAGCAGCGGCTGTTCGCGGAACTGCGCGAGGCGGCCGCGCGCGAGGTGCCGCGCATCCAGCGGGTGGCGGATCACGTGGCGGTGGTGGACGTGCTGGCCGGGCTGGCGGAGGTGGCGTGCATCCGCGACTTCGTCCGTCCCGTGGTGGACGGCGGGTTCGCGCTGGAAATCCGCGGCGGGCGGCACCCCGTGGTGGAGACGATGATGCCGCGGGAGGAGTTCATCCCCAACGACGTCAAGCTGGACGAGGACGCGCGGGTGATGATCCTTACCGGCCCGAACATGGCGGGTAAGAGCACGGTGCTGCGGCAGGTGGGATTGATTGCGCTGCTGGCGCAGGTGGGCTCGTTTGTCCCGGCGCGGGCGGCGCACGTGGGGGTCGTCGATCGCATCTTCACCCGCGTGGGCGCGTCGGACAACCTGGTGCGCGGGCAGTCCACCTTCATGGTGGAGATGAACGAAACGGCGGCCATTCTGCACGGCGCCACGCCGCGATCACTCGTTCTGCTGGATGAGATCGGCCGCGGGACGAGTACGTGGGACGGGCTGTCCGTCGCGACGGCGACGACGGAGCACCTGCACGATCAGGTGGGCGCCAAGACGATCTTCGCCACGCACTACCACGAGCTTACGCGCCTTTCCGACACGCTGGACGGGGTGACCAACTTCAGCGTGGCGGTGCGCGAGGTGGGCGAGGACATCGTCTTTCTGCGCCGGCTCGTCCCCGGCGGCGCGGACCGCAGCTACGGTGTGGAGGTCGCGCGGCTGGCGGGAATGCCGGAGACCGTCGTGGCGCGGGCGCGCCAGATTCTGCAGGAACTGGAGGAGCAGTCCGCGGCGGCGGCGGGGAACGCGCCGGATCCCGCGCAGCAGCTTGGGCTCTTCGATGGCGGCGGCCTGCCGCACCCGGCGGTGGACCGCCTGCGCCAGGTGAATCCCGACGCGCTGACGCCCATCCAGGCGCTGGTGCTGCTGGCGGATCTGGTGAAGGCCGCGAGGAACTGA
- a CDS encoding PTS sugar transporter subunit IIA → MELREFFTEDAIKLDLQGSGKDEILKELIGLLGLDEKSQGILFKMLKRRENLGSTGIGKGIAIPHCRSLVVNRLRVAFGRKTEGVDFKAIDDSPVQYFFLIVAPPLEVSNQYLPVLGKIAGFVKEPDVAGRLAQVQTPKEFLALLEEKAA, encoded by the coding sequence ATGGAACTTCGCGAGTTCTTCACTGAAGACGCGATCAAACTGGATCTGCAGGGCTCCGGCAAGGACGAAATCCTCAAGGAGCTGATCGGCCTTCTGGGGCTGGATGAAAAGTCGCAGGGCATTCTCTTCAAGATGCTCAAGCGCCGGGAGAACCTTGGCTCCACCGGCATCGGCAAGGGGATCGCCATTCCGCACTGCCGCTCGCTGGTGGTGAACCGGCTTCGCGTGGCGTTCGGCCGCAAGACCGAGGGCGTGGACTTCAAGGCCATCGACGACAGCCCCGTTCAGTACTTCTTTCTGATCGTGGCGCCGCCGCTGGAGGTGTCCAACCAGTACCTGCCGGTGCTGGGCAAGATCGCCGGGTTCGTCAAGGAGCCGGACGTGGCGGGACGGCTGGCGCAGGTGCAGACGCCCAAGGAGTTCCTGGCGCTGCTCGAGGAAAAGGCTGCCTGA
- a CDS encoding zinc ribbon domain-containing protein encodes MHPQLETLLEIQDLKTQRRELEQAEREVQESVFGLSVDDAITTLDAKIVEMEESLPPQVLNRYRRVGTKHPRVVVPVIRGTCYGCFVQVPTALASDADRNEEIRSCQNCGRFLYLID; translated from the coding sequence ATGCATCCCCAACTTGAAACCCTGCTGGAGATCCAGGACCTCAAGACGCAGCGCCGCGAACTGGAGCAGGCGGAGCGCGAGGTTCAGGAGTCGGTGTTCGGGCTGAGCGTGGACGACGCGATCACGACGCTGGACGCCAAGATCGTGGAGATGGAGGAGTCGCTGCCGCCGCAGGTGCTGAACCGCTACCGGCGCGTGGGGACCAAGCATCCCCGCGTGGTGGTTCCGGTGATCCGGGGCACGTGCTACGGGTGCTTCGTGCAGGTGCCCACGGCGCTGGCCAGCGATGCGGACCGCAACGAGGAAATCCGCTCCTGCCAGAACTGCGGACGCTTTCTGTACCTGATCGACTGA
- the recO gene encoding DNA repair protein RecO, whose protein sequence is MPLVSTRALVLQSFPYSETSKILRLYTWEHGLLSVMAKGALRPRSRYGGVLEPFTEGQAAFYLKPGRDLHTLSGFDLVRSRQALGRSLVGFAGASLLAEMVLRVGAEEAQPALYAALAGAWDRIAEAPTTAEALAASLAGAWTLIGLMGFAPQLEECVVCGVEVEPGDPVRFDAVAGGVACTRCRPAGRMLEPESRSELRVLLAGEVPAGGVGRPGTHRALLRAFLDAQLAHDKPFRALELFLDHAGAARPAPASPADVDVA, encoded by the coding sequence GTGCCCCTGGTAAGCACGCGCGCGCTGGTGCTGCAGTCGTTTCCGTACAGCGAAACCAGCAAGATCCTGCGCCTGTACACGTGGGAGCACGGGCTGCTGTCGGTGATGGCCAAGGGCGCGCTCCGTCCGCGCAGCCGCTACGGCGGGGTGCTGGAGCCGTTCACCGAAGGACAGGCGGCCTTCTACCTGAAGCCCGGCCGCGACCTGCACACGCTGAGCGGGTTTGACCTGGTGCGCAGCCGGCAGGCGCTGGGCCGCTCCCTGGTGGGCTTCGCCGGTGCCTCGCTGCTGGCGGAAATGGTGCTGCGCGTGGGCGCGGAAGAGGCGCAGCCCGCGCTGTACGCCGCGCTGGCCGGCGCGTGGGACCGCATCGCCGAGGCACCCACGACGGCGGAGGCGCTGGCGGCCTCGCTCGCGGGCGCGTGGACGCTGATCGGGCTGATGGGCTTTGCGCCGCAACTGGAAGAATGCGTGGTGTGCGGCGTGGAAGTGGAGCCGGGCGATCCGGTGCGCTTCGACGCCGTGGCGGGCGGGGTGGCGTGCACGCGCTGCCGGCCCGCGGGGCGCATGCTGGAGCCGGAAAGCCGCTCGGAGTTGCGCGTGCTGCTGGCGGGAGAGGTGCCCGCGGGCGGGGTGGGGCGGCCGGGCACGCACCGCGCGCTGCTGCGGGCGTTTCTGGACGCGCAGCTGGCGCACGACAAGCCGTTCCGCGCGCTGGAGCTGTTTCTGGACCACGCGGGTGCAGCCCGGCCCGCGCCGGCGTCCCCCGCGGATGTGGACGTCGCTTGA
- a CDS encoding carboxypeptidase-like regulatory domain-containing protein, which yields MIPLRTSERAVRHTARRPLPLLFAGLFPALAFAVALDAQAPAPAPSAGPAASAPAAPALRSVTGRVVRDGRGVPGASVELHRVASDTSGRVGATASGADGVFTFRLPPADPNAKFSVFFATAMVDGVRYFGPALHPSDPGAKYEIAAFDTTSAAAAVDSLTVGRRDVILIPGTRGAWDVAEVVHVENPLRRTVVGPGGKPVFGVRIPAGATDFQTERPLAGSGPGGDDLMLVGDRVVAAVPITPGGRDMLFRYRLPAGSDPLSLPLTHRTDTLTLYVRQPAPGVSVAGLAKADTFSAEGDTYLRYTGTALRPDARVTVQWRAPGMGIDPRLLAGVLAGLLLLAGAWFALRRRPATA from the coding sequence GTGATTCCGCTTCGTACCTCTGAGCGGGCGGTGCGCCACACGGCGCGCCGCCCGTTGCCGCTCCTGTTCGCCGGGCTGTTCCCGGCGCTCGCCTTCGCCGTTGCCCTGGACGCGCAGGCGCCCGCTCCGGCGCCATCCGCCGGACCGGCCGCGTCCGCGCCGGCCGCCCCCGCGCTGCGCTCCGTCACCGGGCGCGTGGTGCGCGACGGCCGCGGCGTGCCCGGCGCGTCGGTGGAGCTGCACCGCGTGGCCAGCGACACCTCCGGCCGCGTGGGCGCCACCGCCAGCGGCGCGGACGGCGTGTTCACCTTCCGCCTTCCGCCCGCCGATCCCAACGCCAAGTTCTCCGTCTTCTTCGCCACGGCGATGGTGGACGGGGTGCGCTACTTCGGCCCGGCGCTGCACCCCAGCGATCCGGGCGCGAAGTATGAGATCGCCGCGTTCGACACCACCTCCGCCGCCGCCGCGGTGGATTCGCTCACGGTGGGCCGGCGCGACGTCATCCTCATTCCCGGCACCCGCGGCGCGTGGGACGTGGCCGAGGTGGTGCACGTGGAAAACCCGCTGCGCCGCACCGTCGTGGGCCCGGGGGGCAAGCCGGTGTTCGGCGTGCGCATCCCCGCCGGCGCCACGGACTTCCAGACGGAGCGCCCGCTGGCCGGCTCCGGCCCCGGCGGGGACGACCTGATGCTGGTGGGCGACCGCGTGGTGGCCGCCGTGCCCATCACCCCCGGCGGGCGCGACATGCTGTTCCGCTACCGCCTTCCCGCGGGGAGCGATCCGCTGTCCCTCCCCCTGACGCACCGCACCGACACGCTGACGCTGTACGTGCGGCAGCCCGCCCCCGGCGTGTCCGTGGCGGGATTGGCGAAGGCGGACACCTTCAGCGCGGAAGGCGACACCTACCTGCGCTACACGGGCACGGCGCTGCGGCCGGACGCGCGCGTCACCGTGCAGTGGCGCGCGCCGGGGATGGGGATTGATCCGCGGCTGCTGGCCGGGGTGCTGGCGGGGCTGCTGCTGCTGGCCGGGGCGTGGTTCGCGCTGCGCCGCCGTCCGGCCACGGCCTGA
- a CDS encoding bifunctional nuclease family protein — translation MIKVRVQSLGLDQNTKSPVVILQEEGGSRVLPIWIGPAEASAIAMQLAGMKFPRPLTHDLFPLLIRGLGGTLTRVLITRVKDNTYFAELVIQRGDEVFTVDARPSDSIAIALRSQAQLFTTDDLLTDADIISAADDAVVLGEDAPAEGPQPGLNPEQLKDYLSKLDPEDLGRFNP, via the coding sequence ATGATCAAGGTCCGCGTCCAGAGCCTGGGGCTCGACCAGAACACCAAGTCGCCCGTGGTGATCCTGCAGGAGGAGGGCGGCAGCCGCGTCCTTCCCATCTGGATCGGCCCGGCCGAAGCCAGCGCCATCGCCATGCAGCTGGCGGGAATGAAGTTTCCCCGGCCGCTCACGCACGACCTGTTTCCGCTGCTCATCCGCGGGCTGGGCGGCACGCTGACCCGCGTGCTCATCACCCGCGTAAAGGACAACACCTACTTCGCCGAACTGGTCATTCAGCGCGGCGACGAGGTGTTCACGGTGGATGCACGGCCCTCGGATTCCATCGCCATCGCGCTGCGGAGCCAGGCACAGCTGTTCACCACCGACGACCTGCTCACCGACGCCGACATCATTTCCGCCGCGGATGATGCGGTCGTGCTGGGCGAAGACGCTCCGGCCGAGGGTCCGCAGCCGGGGCTGAACCCCGAGCAGCTCAAGGACTATCTCAGCAAGCTCGATCCAGAAGACCTGGGACGTTTCAACCCGTGA
- the metK gene encoding methionine adenosyltransferase yields the protein MTRRRYFTSESVTEGHPDKIADQISDAVLDAILAADPTGRVACETLVTTGVAVVAGEISTSTYVDIPAIVRGTLMGIGYTDARFGIDGKTCAVMTTIDQQSPDIAMGVNTGGAGDQGMMFGYAARENDELMPLPILLSHRVARRLAEERKSGRLPWLRPDGKSQVTVEYDGDGRPVRIDTVVVSTQHDEDVTQEQIVDAVRRQVIAPCMPEALFDPDNCTIHVNPTGRFVIGGPHGDAGLTGRKIIVDTYGGMGRHGGGAFSGKDPTKVDRSAAYAARWAAKNVVASGVAERCEIQLAYAIGVAEPVSIRVDTFGTGQADEAEIERAIGEVFDFRPLSIIEALNLRTPIYKPTAAYGHFGRTSEAGENGVTLFPWERLDRVDALRAILK from the coding sequence GTGACACGCCGCCGCTACTTCACCTCGGAGTCCGTGACCGAGGGACACCCCGACAAGATCGCCGACCAGATCAGCGACGCGGTCCTGGACGCCATTCTTGCCGCGGACCCCACGGGCCGCGTGGCCTGCGAAACGCTGGTGACCACCGGTGTGGCCGTGGTCGCGGGCGAGATCAGCACCAGCACCTACGTCGACATCCCGGCCATCGTGCGCGGGACGCTGATGGGGATCGGGTACACCGACGCGCGCTTCGGCATCGACGGCAAGACGTGCGCGGTGATGACCACCATCGACCAGCAGTCGCCGGACATCGCCATGGGCGTGAACACCGGCGGCGCGGGCGACCAGGGGATGATGTTCGGCTATGCGGCGCGGGAGAACGACGAGCTGATGCCGCTCCCCATCCTCCTGTCGCACCGCGTGGCGCGGCGCTTGGCGGAGGAGCGCAAGTCCGGGCGGCTGCCCTGGCTGCGGCCGGACGGCAAGAGCCAGGTGACGGTGGAGTACGACGGCGACGGGCGGCCGGTGCGCATCGACACCGTCGTGGTGAGCACGCAGCACGACGAGGACGTGACGCAGGAGCAGATCGTGGACGCGGTGCGGCGGCAGGTGATTGCCCCGTGCATGCCGGAAGCGCTGTTCGATCCGGACAACTGCACCATCCACGTGAACCCCACGGGGCGCTTCGTGATCGGCGGGCCGCACGGTGACGCGGGGCTTACGGGGCGCAAGATCATCGTGGATACGTACGGCGGCATGGGCCGCCACGGCGGCGGCGCCTTCAGCGGCAAGGATCCCACGAAGGTGGACCGGTCGGCGGCGTACGCGGCGCGGTGGGCGGCCAAGAACGTGGTGGCTTCCGGCGTGGCGGAGCGGTGCGAGATCCAGCTTGCGTACGCCATCGGCGTGGCGGAGCCGGTGAGCATCCGGGTGGACACGTTCGGCACGGGGCAGGCGGACGAGGCGGAGATCGAGCGCGCCATCGGCGAGGTGTTCGACTTCCGGCCGCTGTCCATCATCGAAGCGCTGAACCTGCGCACTCCCATCTACAAGCCGACCGCGGCGTACGGCCACTTCGGCCGCACCAGCGAGGCGGGCGAGAACGGCGTGACGCTCTTCCCGTGGGAGCGCCTGGACCGCGTGGATGCGCTGCGCGCGATTCTGAAGTAG
- the ptsP gene encoding phosphoenolpyruvate--protein phosphotransferase: protein MSSLREGIPAAPGIVIGPARVLRWEVPRVPHGATVPAEQADAEIARFREALVYASDRIKALMVRTAEAIGEVEARIFEPQVLMLEDADLIDGTIRTIRENLLTAERAFEWRVLEWESALSHSSHPMVLDRLADLADVQTRVLRRLMGMPDPDLAARVGDGEKFILVARELTPSVTVQLDPRTVMGIATDLGTRTSHSAILARSLEIPCVVSVGNLSETVRDGDELILDGRTGRVVVGASEEDREAYRQRDYLIREWEQELVLLAHLPAVTRDGVRMALRSNIDLPGESDNARIQGAEGVGLYRTEFLVVGRATAPNEEEQFRAYKRVTESFPGQPVVIRTFDLGGDKFPAFLHIGREENPFLGWRAIRVCLDEPAIFRTQLRALIRAMPFGDLRIMLPLVNEISEVTRTRALIGEAIEELRAEGQPVPDAYKLGAMVETPAAALIAPELARHVDFFSIGTNDLVQYTLAVDRGNSRLASRYNPFHPAVVRLLAAICKAGNEAGIEVSVCGEVAATPLGAFLLIGMRASSLSVGPPALAEIKKVIRSVTYDDAAAGVAEALAAHSPEEVVSVLTARLSRVLDLGKFSASLGLSRVD from the coding sequence GTGAGCTCCCTTCGCGAAGGCATCCCGGCCGCGCCGGGAATCGTGATCGGCCCCGCGCGCGTCCTCCGCTGGGAGGTGCCGCGCGTTCCGCATGGCGCCACCGTGCCCGCCGAACAGGCGGACGCGGAGATCGCGCGCTTTCGCGAAGCGCTGGTATACGCCAGCGACCGCATCAAGGCGCTCATGGTGCGCACCGCCGAAGCCATCGGCGAGGTGGAGGCGCGCATCTTTGAGCCGCAGGTGCTGATGCTGGAGGACGCCGACCTCATCGACGGCACCATCCGCACCATCCGCGAAAACCTGCTCACCGCCGAGCGCGCCTTCGAGTGGCGGGTGCTGGAGTGGGAGTCGGCGCTGTCGCACAGCTCGCACCCCATGGTCCTGGACCGTCTGGCGGACCTGGCGGACGTGCAGACGCGAGTCCTCCGCCGCCTTATGGGGATGCCGGACCCGGACCTGGCCGCGCGCGTGGGCGACGGGGAAAAGTTCATTCTCGTGGCGCGCGAGCTGACGCCTTCCGTCACCGTGCAGCTGGATCCGCGGACGGTGATGGGGATCGCCACGGACCTGGGGACAAGGACGTCGCACAGCGCCATCCTGGCCCGCTCGCTGGAGATCCCCTGCGTCGTTTCCGTCGGCAACCTGTCGGAAACGGTGCGCGACGGGGACGAGCTGATCCTGGACGGGCGGACGGGGCGCGTCGTCGTGGGCGCGTCGGAGGAGGACCGCGAGGCGTACCGCCAGCGCGACTACCTGATCCGCGAGTGGGAGCAGGAACTCGTCCTTCTGGCCCACCTTCCCGCGGTGACGCGCGACGGGGTGCGCATGGCGCTGCGCTCCAACATCGACCTTCCCGGCGAAAGCGACAACGCGCGCATCCAGGGCGCGGAGGGCGTGGGGCTGTACCGCACGGAGTTCCTGGTGGTGGGGCGCGCCACGGCGCCGAACGAGGAAGAGCAGTTCCGCGCCTACAAGCGGGTGACGGAGTCCTTTCCCGGCCAGCCCGTCGTCATTCGCACCTTTGACCTGGGCGGCGACAAGTTCCCCGCGTTCCTGCACATCGGGCGCGAGGAGAACCCGTTTCTGGGATGGCGCGCCATCCGCGTCTGCCTGGACGAGCCGGCCATCTTCCGCACGCAGCTGCGGGCGCTGATCCGCGCCATGCCGTTCGGCGATCTGCGCATCATGCTGCCGCTGGTGAACGAGATCAGCGAGGTGACGCGCACCCGCGCGCTGATCGGCGAGGCCATCGAGGAGCTGCGGGCCGAGGGGCAGCCCGTTCCCGACGCGTACAAGCTGGGCGCGATGGTGGAAACGCCGGCCGCCGCGCTGATCGCGCCGGAACTGGCGCGCCACGTGGATTTCTTTTCCATCGGCACCAACGACCTGGTGCAGTACACGCTGGCGGTGGACCGCGGCAACTCGCGCCTGGCCTCGCGCTACAACCCGTTCCACCCCGCCGTCGTCCGTCTCCTTGCGGCCATCTGCAAGGCGGGGAACGAGGCGGGAATCGAGGTCAGCGTGTGCGGCGAGGTGGCGGCTACGCCTCTGGGCGCGTTTCTGCTCATCGGGATGCGTGCGTCGTCGCTCTCCGTGGGACCGCCCGCGCTGGCGGAGATCAAGAAGGTCATCCGCTCCGTCACCTACGACGACGCGGCGGCCGGAGTGGCCGAGGCGCTGGCCGCGCACTCGCCCGAGGAGGTGGTGAGCGTGCTGACTGCCCGGCTGAGCCGCGTGCTGGACCTGGGGAAGTTTTCTGCCTCGCTGGGATTGTCGCGGGTGGATTGA
- a CDS encoding HPr family phosphocarrier protein produces MEHTNQVTIVNRYGLHARPAAEFVKLANRFQSEVFIGKDDVEVSGKSIMGVMMLAAECGSEVRIRASGDDAREAVDALTQLVQNRFGED; encoded by the coding sequence ATGGAACACACCAACCAGGTCACCATCGTGAACCGGTACGGGCTGCACGCCCGTCCCGCCGCGGAATTCGTCAAGCTGGCCAACCGCTTCCAGTCCGAGGTGTTCATCGGCAAGGACGACGTGGAGGTCAGCGGCAAGAGCATCATGGGGGTGATGATGCTGGCGGCGGAGTGCGGTTCGGAAGTGCGCATCCGCGCCTCGGGCGACGACGCGCGCGAGGCGGTGGACGCGCTCACGCAGCTGGTGCAGAACCGCTTCGGCGAGGATTGA
- a CDS encoding PTS system mannose/fructose/sorbose family transporter subunit IID — MAEVNGLPRGVRRAMLLRSFAVQGSWNYRTLIGTGMAFVLAPALRHLYGADTARLREATARHAELFNAHPYLATLAAGAIARLEADGAPPELIGRFKAAVRGSLGSLGDRLVWLVWRPTTALLMVALLLAGLPWWLAVLAFVASYNALHLWMRVWGLRTGLSEGLQVARALREAPFERMGERASDVGAVLAGFAAVLAVGSGGRGGWDYMALGVIALVAGVMLGPRVRMVAGIGLTALLIAGVVLASNS, encoded by the coding sequence GTGGCTGAGGTGAACGGGCTGCCGCGCGGGGTGCGCCGCGCCATGCTTCTGCGCAGCTTTGCGGTGCAGGGATCGTGGAACTACCGTACGCTGATCGGCACGGGAATGGCGTTCGTTCTGGCGCCCGCCCTGCGCCACCTGTACGGAGCGGACACGGCCCGCCTGCGCGAGGCCACGGCCCGGCACGCCGAGTTGTTCAACGCGCACCCGTACCTGGCCACGCTGGCCGCCGGCGCCATTGCGCGGCTGGAGGCGGACGGCGCCCCGCCGGAGCTGATCGGCCGCTTCAAGGCGGCGGTGCGCGGCTCGCTGGGTTCGCTGGGCGACCGCCTGGTGTGGCTCGTCTGGCGGCCCACGACGGCGCTGCTGATGGTGGCGCTGCTGCTGGCCGGGCTGCCCTGGTGGCTGGCGGTGCTGGCCTTTGTGGCGAGCTACAACGCGCTGCACCTGTGGATGCGCGTGTGGGGGCTGCGGACGGGGCTTTCCGAAGGGCTGCAGGTGGCCCGGGCCCTTCGCGAGGCGCCCTTTGAGCGCATGGGCGAGCGCGCGTCGGACGTGGGCGCGGTGCTGGCCGGGTTCGCCGCCGTGCTGGCGGTGGGCTCCGGCGGGCGCGGCGGATGGGACTACATGGCGCTGGGCGTGATCGCCCTCGTCGCGGGCGTGATGCTGGGCCCGCGGGTGCGGATGGTGGCGGGAATTGGCCTTACGGCTCTGCTCATCGCCGGCGTGGTGCTGGCGAGCAACTCGTGA